Proteins from a genomic interval of Armatimonadota bacterium:
- a CDS encoding 2,3-bisphosphoglycerate-independent phosphoglycerate mutase: MSSNCKVLIFLGDGMGGRPVESLGGKTTIEAANTPALDAVAARGESGYLHPAGFGIPVGSDTAHMAILGYDPFTQYRGRGPFEAKGVGIDVRPGDLAFRCNFSTVENGIVTDRRAGRIKSGTHELAQAVMEGLKDGIEGVEVIFKESVEHRAALVLRGENLDHRIGEVDPHVENVAYYECKPLPEAADDPDAIRTARIVNEFVARSFEILDNHPVNKKRREEGLPPANAALPRGVGTAVELGSFEARYHLHGAMIVEVDLVRGLGEYLAMNVMDVPGATGGADTDEMAIAKAVEAALADHDFVLANIKAPDLGGHDGNPEAKIAAVEKVDRAVGYLLEKLDWNNTVMMIGADHCTPCSLMDHSGDGIPVAFCGYGVRPDGVTTYGERPAAAGSVGHITGEDVMRILLSYAGRQAKFGA, encoded by the coding sequence ATGTCCTCCAACTGCAAGGTGCTGATCTTTCTCGGCGATGGCATGGGTGGCCGTCCCGTTGAGTCCCTGGGTGGCAAGACCACCATCGAGGCTGCCAATACGCCGGCGCTGGATGCAGTCGCTGCCCGTGGTGAATCCGGGTATCTCCATCCCGCCGGGTTCGGCATTCCGGTGGGCAGCGATACCGCCCATATGGCGATCCTGGGGTACGACCCCTTCACCCAGTACCGCGGTCGAGGACCCTTCGAAGCCAAAGGTGTGGGCATTGACGTTCGGCCTGGCGACCTGGCCTTCCGCTGCAATTTCTCCACCGTGGAGAACGGGATCGTTACCGACCGCCGTGCCGGACGCATCAAGTCCGGCACCCACGAGCTTGCTCAGGCGGTCATGGAGGGCCTGAAGGACGGTATTGAGGGCGTGGAGGTCATCTTCAAGGAGTCCGTGGAGCATCGGGCCGCCCTTGTCCTGCGGGGCGAGAATCTCGACCACCGGATCGGCGAAGTCGACCCACATGTTGAGAATGTGGCTTACTACGAGTGCAAGCCCCTGCCCGAGGCCGCGGATGACCCGGACGCCATCCGCACCGCGCGCATCGTCAATGAGTTCGTGGCCCGCTCCTTCGAGATCCTGGACAATCACCCCGTCAACAAGAAGCGCCGCGAAGAGGGCCTGCCTCCCGCCAACGCTGCCCTTCCCCGGGGAGTCGGAACTGCGGTGGAACTGGGGAGCTTCGAAGCCCGCTACCACCTGCATGGTGCGATGATCGTGGAAGTTGACCTGGTGCGAGGGCTCGGCGAATACCTCGCGATGAACGTCATGGACGTCCCCGGCGCTACCGGTGGCGCGGACACTGACGAGATGGCCATCGCGAAGGCCGTCGAAGCCGCTCTCGCCGACCATGATTTCGTGCTGGCCAACATCAAGGCCCCTGACCTCGGCGGACATGACGGGAACCCTGAAGCGAAGATCGCTGCAGTCGAAAAGGTTGATCGAGCCGTCGGCTATCTACTGGAGAAGCTGGACTGGAACAACACCGTGATGATGATAGGGGCAGACCACTGCACCCCCTGCAGCCTCATGGATCACTCCGGCGACGGCATCCCGGTGGCCTTCTGCGGATACGGCGTGCGTCCTGACGGCGTGACTACCTATGGTGAGCGCCCAGCGGCGGCGGGGTCCGTCGGCCACATCACGGGCGAAGACGTCATGCGCATCCTGCTGAGCTATGCTGGGCGCCAGGCCAAGTTCGGCGCGTAA
- a CDS encoding discoidin domain-containing protein: MSRIFAATGAFIIALLLVSSGAFAAAGVVAGATNIAAAANGGVIVAVSDQAKDANGQIMPNWQAANAIDGLYVVGNHTPPNSYGWSTDTPPSPGKPHWIVIAFGKEHKTRLISRVVIDPTTDDPLYIGRWVKNIEIQVSSTDKDGPYKSVGRYLVVNKPIKQAFDFPPVECRYLRILIHDNHGSDRCVELGEIEVYEAIVGENQLEEMILRLENLLQDLKRYRDARSYEQQKATLEAVTRKEEPAPAPAPVEPAASGQ, from the coding sequence ATGTCCCGCATTTTCGCAGCAACCGGTGCATTCATCATTGCACTGTTATTGGTATCTTCGGGAGCTTTCGCGGCTGCCGGGGTCGTCGCCGGTGCTACCAACATCGCTGCCGCGGCCAACGGCGGCGTGATCGTGGCTGTCTCGGACCAGGCCAAGGACGCTAACGGTCAGATCATGCCCAATTGGCAGGCCGCGAACGCCATCGACGGCCTTTATGTGGTAGGCAACCACACCCCCCCGAACTCGTACGGCTGGTCCACCGACACTCCACCGTCCCCCGGAAAGCCCCACTGGATCGTGATCGCGTTCGGCAAGGAACACAAGACCCGCCTGATTAGCCGGGTGGTCATTGATCCAACGACCGACGACCCGCTTTACATCGGCCGCTGGGTGAAGAACATCGAGATCCAGGTCTCCAGCACCGACAAGGATGGGCCTTACAAGTCGGTTGGGCGGTACCTTGTCGTCAACAAACCGATCAAACAGGCCTTTGACTTCCCACCCGTAGAATGCCGCTACCTTCGCATTCTCATTCACGACAACCACGGCTCCGACCGCTGCGTGGAGCTTGGGGAGATCGAGGTCTACGAGGCGATCGTTGGCGAGAACCAGCTTGAGGAGATGATCCTGCGCCTGGAGAACCTGCTGCAGGACCTCAAGCGCTATCGAGACGCTCGCAGTTATGAGCAGCAGAAAGCTACCCTTGAGGCGGTGACCCGCAAGGAAGAGCCTGCTCCCGCTCCGGCGCCTGTTGAACCCGCCGCCTCCGGGCAATAG
- a CDS encoding DUF4127 family protein encodes MTLRHRLHRVLYVPLDDRPYNQKAPRLLAQMVDYEMVTPPAEMLGCFRNPGKPDEIADWIRTHCESGVDCCILSLDMLAYGGLVASCSPGTRTQLALERLNILADLREACPDASIYGFSTIMRLGSTTVSDEAAQYVSALRQYSILAGDMGESGSEHVSRRLAAIQREIPAAVLGEYLAVRKRNHEVNLRLLHNLAARHLDFLVYAQDAAAEGGVHRHEQAEIAAMANELGVSDRTMTVMGVDQIGMCLLARFVHSHMEKVPSVRLCLPSGATRSIVPPSEDRPFMQSIREQISLIGAREASSGSRKADIVLAVNPPAKYDREALQDQAVATNHRSVARKFIDDAMEISRGRGLAVCDIAFGSGADDVFVQELISATPSLPSLLTYAGWNSASNAIGSALAHGALRVISLQDKGAFDLVRAVGDMPPLRYLALLDSLIASEKAHIRLLVQRLSDDWLYQARVRPRILEHISEGLRSGLLDLSRGYQQAEAMMRDELTRAVSDLWIDQFLGRQCVVLGTGHDGEEQTALVLAELEESRLRLPWRRLLEMDIEIEFGVQLVAAGEVEQA; translated from the coding sequence GTGACGCTGAGACACCGACTCCACCGCGTGCTGTACGTTCCTCTTGATGACAGGCCGTACAACCAGAAAGCTCCCCGACTCCTGGCACAGATGGTTGACTACGAGATGGTTACTCCCCCAGCCGAGATGCTGGGGTGTTTCCGCAATCCGGGGAAGCCCGACGAGATCGCTGACTGGATCCGCACGCACTGCGAGTCCGGGGTGGACTGCTGCATTCTGAGTCTGGACATGCTTGCCTATGGCGGCCTGGTGGCCTCGTGTTCGCCTGGGACGCGCACCCAGCTTGCCCTGGAGCGCCTCAACATCCTGGCGGATTTGCGGGAAGCTTGTCCGGACGCGTCCATCTATGGCTTTTCGACAATCATGCGCCTCGGCTCCACCACCGTCTCGGACGAGGCGGCCCAGTATGTCTCCGCACTGCGACAATACTCCATCCTCGCCGGTGACATGGGCGAGTCCGGGTCTGAGCACGTGTCGCGCCGGCTCGCAGCGATCCAGAGGGAGATCCCCGCAGCGGTGCTGGGCGAGTACCTGGCGGTGCGCAAGCGCAACCACGAAGTGAATCTGCGCCTCTTGCACAACCTGGCCGCCCGGCATCTCGATTTTCTGGTGTATGCCCAGGACGCCGCGGCCGAGGGCGGGGTGCACCGGCACGAGCAGGCTGAAATTGCCGCCATGGCAAATGAACTGGGGGTGTCGGACCGCACCATGACGGTCATGGGCGTGGACCAGATTGGCATGTGCCTGCTGGCCCGGTTCGTCCACAGCCACATGGAGAAGGTCCCCTCCGTCCGCTTGTGTCTGCCCTCTGGCGCCACGCGCAGCATCGTTCCGCCCTCGGAGGACAGGCCGTTCATGCAATCGATCCGCGAGCAGATCTCGCTCATCGGCGCGCGCGAAGCTTCGTCTGGTTCGCGCAAAGCCGACATTGTGCTCGCGGTGAACCCGCCCGCGAAATACGACCGCGAAGCACTGCAGGACCAGGCGGTGGCGACCAACCACCGCAGCGTCGCTCGAAAGTTCATCGACGACGCGATGGAGATATCTCGTGGCCGGGGTCTAGCGGTGTGCGACATTGCCTTCGGGTCGGGCGCGGACGACGTTTTCGTGCAGGAGCTGATCTCGGCGACTCCCAGCCTGCCCTCATTGCTCACTTACGCGGGCTGGAACTCGGCCAGCAACGCCATCGGCTCGGCCCTGGCGCACGGTGCCCTGCGGGTCATCTCGCTCCAAGACAAGGGCGCGTTCGATCTGGTGCGCGCGGTGGGGGACATGCCGCCTTTGCGATACCTGGCCCTTCTGGACTCGCTGATCGCGTCGGAGAAGGCACATATTCGTCTTCTCGTCCAGCGTCTGTCCGATGACTGGCTTTACCAGGCCCGGGTCCGACCACGCATACTGGAGCACATCAGTGAGGGACTACGAAGCGGCCTTCTCGACCTGTCCCGCGGGTACCAGCAGGCCGAAGCGATGATGCGCGACGAACTGACCAGGGCCGTCAGCGACCTGTGGATTGACCAGTTCCTCGGCAGGCAATGTGTGGTACTGGGCACCGGTCACGATGGCGAGGAGCAGACAGCACTGGTACTGGCAGAGCTGGAGGAGAGCCGGCTGAGGCTGCCCTGGCGACGCCTGCTGGAAATGGACATCGAGATTGAGTTCGGGGTGCAGCTTGTGGCCGCAGGGGAAGTGGAGCAGGCCTGA